The following proteins are co-located in the Streptomyces sp. NBC_00435 genome:
- a CDS encoding class I SAM-dependent methyltransferase yields the protein MNQEDYATEEAYEAGPAAGDDSEATRRDAGEAESSRASRGWWDRNADEYQNEHGAFLGDDRFVWGPEGLDEAEAALLGPAASLKGKDVLEIGAGAAQCSRWLAAQGARPVALDLSHRQLQHALRIGEDVPLVEADAGRLPFRDASFDLACSAYGAVPFVADPVNVMREVRRVLRPGGRWVFSVTHPVRWAFPDEPGPEGLSVSASYFDRTPYVEQDEQGRAVYVEHHRTLGDRVRDVVAGGFRLLDLVEPEWPAWNSQEWGGWSPLRGNLIPGTAIFVCERD from the coding sequence ATGAACCAAGAGGACTACGCCACCGAAGAAGCGTACGAAGCCGGCCCGGCCGCCGGGGACGACTCCGAGGCCACGCGGCGTGACGCGGGGGAAGCGGAGAGCAGCCGGGCGAGCCGCGGCTGGTGGGACCGCAACGCCGACGAGTACCAGAACGAGCACGGCGCCTTCCTCGGCGACGACCGCTTCGTCTGGGGCCCCGAGGGTCTGGACGAGGCGGAAGCGGCCCTCCTCGGCCCCGCCGCCTCCCTCAAGGGCAAGGACGTCCTGGAGATCGGCGCCGGCGCCGCGCAGTGCTCGCGCTGGCTGGCCGCCCAGGGCGCCCGACCGGTGGCCCTGGACCTCTCCCACCGCCAGCTCCAGCACGCCCTGCGCATCGGCGAGGACGTTCCCCTGGTCGAGGCCGACGCCGGCCGGCTCCCCTTCCGCGACGCCTCCTTCGACCTGGCCTGCTCCGCCTACGGCGCCGTCCCCTTCGTCGCCGACCCCGTGAACGTGATGCGCGAGGTCCGCCGCGTCCTGCGCCCGGGCGGCCGATGGGTCTTCTCCGTCACCCACCCCGTCCGCTGGGCCTTCCCCGACGAGCCCGGTCCCGAGGGGCTGTCCGTCTCCGCCTCCTACTTCGACCGCACCCCGTACGTCGAGCAGGACGAGCAGGGCCGCGCCGTATATGTGGAGCACCACCGCACCCTCGGCGACCGGGTACGGGACGTGGTCGCCGGCGGCTTCCGCCTCCTCGACCTGGTCGAGCCGGAGTGGCCCGCCTGGAACAGCCAGGAGTGGGGCGGCTGGTCCCCGCTGCGCGGCAACCTCATCCCCGGCACGGCGATCTTCGTGTGCGAGCGGGACTGA
- the hrpB gene encoding ATP-dependent helicase HrpB, with protein sequence MIRTADLDALPVREVLPALVSALDAHGAAVLCAPPGTGKTTLVPLVLAGLVGTGPRGAGPAKGGPAGDGPAGGGPLRRIVVAEPRRIAARAAARRMAWLLGEQVGASVGFTVRGERVVGPATVVEVVTTGVLLQRLQRDQELSGVDLVILDECHERHLDADTVAAFLLDVRETLRPELRILAASATTDAAGWARLLGHGGEGDAPVVEAAGVSYPVETVWAPPARPVRPPHGMRVDPAQLTHVASVVRRALAERSGDVLCFLPGVGEIARVAGQLGAVGAEVLQIHGRAPAAVQDAALSPAPHRRVILSTAVAESSLTVPGVRIVVDSGLAREPRVDHARGLGALATVRASRAAGRQRAGRAGREAPGTVYRCWAEAEDGRLPGYPAPEIRIADLAQFALQAACWGDPDAAGLALLDPPPAGAMGAAREVLLAVGAVSPDGRPTPRGLRMARLGLHPRLARALLDGSAALGPRRAAELVALLSEEPPREYGDDLAAAWRRARAGGDPYASRWRAEARRLERAATGGGPAGHSPTPPLPDDTAAGLVAALAFPERVSRAKGQGAFLMASGTGAELGEGSGLRSAPWLAVAVADRPPHSASARVRLAALLDEDTARAAAGHLFREGEEVHWEDGDLVARRVTRLGAVELAARPLRDPDRALVRAALLDGLRAEGLGLLRWSPDSEGLRARLGFLHRTLGAPWPDVADDSALLERADDWLEPELSRARRRGDLARIDAGQALNRLLPWATGEASRLDELAPERIEVPSGSRIRVDYAAEHGQPVLAVKLQELFGLAETPRIAGVPVLVHLLSPAGRPAAVTADLASFWQGGYRAVRAELRGRYPKHPWPEDPATAEPTRHTNARLRR encoded by the coding sequence GTGATCCGCACCGCCGACCTCGACGCCCTTCCCGTACGGGAGGTCCTGCCCGCGCTCGTCTCCGCGCTCGACGCCCACGGCGCGGCGGTCCTCTGCGCCCCGCCGGGCACCGGCAAGACCACGCTGGTGCCACTGGTGCTGGCGGGACTGGTCGGGACCGGCCCGCGGGGCGCCGGGCCTGCGAAAGGCGGGCCTGCGGGAGACGGGCCTGCGGGAGGCGGGCCGCTCCGCCGGATCGTGGTCGCCGAACCACGCCGGATCGCCGCCCGCGCGGCGGCCCGGCGGATGGCCTGGCTGCTCGGCGAGCAGGTCGGCGCCTCGGTGGGCTTCACGGTGCGCGGGGAGCGGGTGGTGGGACCGGCCACGGTGGTCGAGGTGGTCACCACCGGGGTGCTGCTCCAGCGGCTCCAGCGGGACCAGGAACTCTCCGGGGTCGACCTGGTGATCCTTGACGAGTGCCACGAGCGACACCTCGACGCCGATACGGTCGCCGCCTTCCTCCTGGACGTACGGGAGACCCTGCGCCCGGAGCTGCGGATCCTCGCGGCCTCGGCGACCACCGACGCGGCCGGCTGGGCCCGGCTCCTCGGTCACGGCGGCGAGGGGGACGCCCCCGTCGTGGAGGCCGCCGGCGTCTCGTACCCGGTGGAGACCGTGTGGGCCCCGCCGGCCCGCCCGGTACGGCCGCCACACGGAATGCGGGTGGACCCCGCGCAGCTGACGCACGTCGCCTCGGTGGTGCGGCGGGCACTGGCGGAACGTTCCGGCGACGTCCTGTGCTTCCTGCCCGGCGTCGGGGAGATCGCCCGGGTCGCCGGGCAGCTCGGCGCTGTCGGCGCGGAGGTCCTCCAGATACACGGCCGCGCTCCGGCCGCCGTCCAGGACGCGGCGCTGTCCCCCGCCCCGCACCGCCGGGTCATCCTCTCCACCGCCGTGGCGGAGTCCAGCCTGACCGTGCCCGGGGTACGGATCGTGGTGGACTCGGGCCTGGCCCGCGAACCCCGGGTCGACCACGCGCGGGGCCTGGGCGCGCTCGCCACCGTACGGGCCTCCCGCGCGGCCGGCCGCCAGCGCGCGGGCCGCGCCGGGCGCGAGGCACCGGGCACGGTGTACCGCTGCTGGGCCGAAGCGGAGGACGGGCGGCTGCCCGGCTACCCCGCCCCCGAGATCCGGATCGCGGACCTGGCGCAGTTCGCCCTCCAGGCCGCCTGCTGGGGCGACCCCGACGCGGCCGGGCTGGCGCTGCTCGACCCGCCGCCGGCCGGAGCGATGGGCGCGGCGCGGGAGGTGCTGCTCGCGGTGGGCGCGGTGTCCCCGGACGGGCGGCCGACTCCCCGGGGGCTGCGCATGGCCCGCCTCGGCCTGCACCCGCGCCTCGCCCGGGCCCTGCTCGACGGCTCCGCCGCGCTGGGGCCCCGGCGGGCGGCGGAGCTGGTGGCCCTGCTCAGCGAGGAGCCGCCGCGGGAGTACGGCGACGACCTGGCCGCCGCCTGGCGGCGGGCCCGTGCGGGCGGCGACCCGTACGCATCGCGCTGGCGCGCGGAAGCCCGCCGCCTGGAACGCGCGGCAACCGGAGGGGGCCCTGCGGGGCATTCCCCCACCCCGCCCCTCCCCGACGACACCGCCGCCGGGCTCGTGGCCGCACTGGCCTTCCCCGAAAGGGTCTCCAGGGCCAAGGGCCAAGGGGCCTTCCTCATGGCCTCCGGGACCGGGGCCGAGCTCGGCGAGGGCTCGGGGCTGCGCAGCGCGCCCTGGCTGGCCGTGGCCGTCGCCGACAGACCCCCGCACTCCGCGTCCGCCCGCGTGCGCCTCGCGGCGCTCCTCGACGAGGACACCGCCCGCGCGGCGGCCGGCCATCTCTTCCGCGAGGGCGAGGAGGTCCACTGGGAGGACGGCGACCTCGTGGCCCGCAGGGTCACCCGGCTCGGCGCCGTCGAGCTCGCCGCGCGGCCGCTGCGCGACCCCGACCGGGCCCTCGTCCGGGCCGCCCTGCTCGACGGGCTCCGCGCCGAGGGGCTCGGACTGCTGCGCTGGAGCCCAGACTCGGAGGGCCTCCGGGCCAGGCTCGGCTTCCTCCACCGCACGCTCGGCGCGCCCTGGCCCGACGTGGCGGACGACTCCGCGCTGCTGGAGCGGGCCGACGACTGGCTGGAGCCCGAGCTGTCGCGGGCCCGCCGCCGCGGGGACCTCGCCCGGATCGACGCCGGGCAGGCGCTGAACCGACTGCTGCCCTGGGCCACCGGCGAGGCCTCCCGGCTCGACGAGCTGGCCCCGGAGCGGATCGAGGTGCCCAGCGGCTCGCGGATCCGCGTCGACTACGCCGCCGAGCACGGGCAGCCCGTACTGGCCGTCAAGCTCCAGGAGCTCTTCGGGCTGGCCGAGACCCCCCGGATCGCGGGGGTCCCGGTACTCGTCCATCTGCTGTCGCCGGCCGGCCGGCCCGCCGCCGTCACCGCCGATCTGGCCTCCTTCTGGCAGGGCGGCTACCGGGCCGTCCGCGCGGAGCTGCGCGGCCGCTACCCCAAGCACCCGTGGCCGGAGGACCCGGCGACCGCCGAGCCCACCCGGCACACCAACGCCCGGCTCAGGCGCTGA
- a CDS encoding DUF3068 domain-containing protein: MRRRASLVLLAVAVFCTALAPLLRWYAYPRLAKIPPNQYQEVVLEAKDATLLDYNAGMQPKKVDKVTIVQTLKGNVEASKEIEASAGKDVVVWDTLTYIMGPDGKTVSQVPERYIFDAHTQAPVHATGESVDGDPVKREGIEFKWPFFTEPRDYLYFDQQTRTSSPIHYVGPRKFKGMDVYYYEQTIPWTKVSLPKKMPIEGIDPATFEQTTGTSLWYSTKAMFWVDPVTGAPVNAEQEIQQEMRGGSIAAAAPDSRLTVFAGHVKMREDYSDYTVDLVRANRTKVLALHTYAPAGLAAGGLALFGLALWLEARGRRPRDEEPFSA; encoded by the coding sequence ATGCGACGCAGAGCAAGCCTCGTCCTGCTAGCCGTAGCCGTGTTCTGCACCGCCCTCGCACCGCTGCTGCGCTGGTACGCGTACCCGAGGCTCGCGAAGATCCCGCCGAACCAGTACCAGGAAGTGGTCCTGGAGGCGAAGGACGCGACCCTGCTCGACTACAACGCGGGCATGCAGCCGAAGAAGGTAGACAAGGTCACCATCGTCCAGACGCTGAAGGGCAACGTCGAGGCGTCGAAGGAGATAGAGGCCAGCGCCGGCAAGGACGTGGTCGTCTGGGACACGCTGACCTACATCATGGGCCCGGACGGGAAGACGGTCTCCCAGGTCCCCGAGCGCTACATCTTCGACGCCCACACCCAGGCCCCGGTGCACGCCACCGGAGAGTCGGTGGACGGGGACCCGGTCAAGCGCGAGGGCATCGAGTTCAAGTGGCCGTTCTTCACCGAGCCGCGCGACTACCTGTACTTCGACCAGCAGACCCGCACCTCCTCGCCCATCCACTACGTGGGCCCGCGCAAGTTCAAGGGCATGGACGTCTACTACTACGAGCAGACGATCCCCTGGACGAAGGTCTCGCTGCCGAAGAAGATGCCGATCGAGGGCATCGACCCGGCCACCTTCGAGCAGACCACCGGCACCTCCCTCTGGTACTCGACCAAGGCGATGTTCTGGGTCGACCCGGTGACCGGCGCCCCCGTCAACGCCGAGCAGGAGATCCAGCAGGAGATGCGGGGTGGCAGCATCGCCGCGGCCGCGCCCGACAGCAGGCTCACCGTCTTCGCCGGGCACGTGAAGATGCGCGAGGACTACAGCGACTACACCGTCGACCTGGTCAGGGCGAACCGCACCAAGGTCCTCGCGCTGCACACCTATGCCCCCGCAGGTCTGGCGGCCGGCGGGCTCGCGCTCTTCGGGCTCGCGCTGTGGCTGGAGGCGCGCGGCAGGCGCCCGCGGGACGAGGAACCGTTCAGCGCCTGA